A single window of Streptomyces cathayae DNA harbors:
- a CDS encoding 4'-phosphopantetheinyl transferase family protein: MTAAPARVLLWCVSTEATARVTAHARELLPAQDRERMARLRSAADRDEFALSHAVLARCLGALTGVAPTALRFAVRGEGKPELLGQGPGARPAFSLSHTAGLTLLAVTWGSAVGADVERVRPVAAAKIARRYFPAEEAAAVAARPVRTAPELFFRLWVRKEASVKAWGGRLVQGLRTPVCPTAREWPCDVTTLGGDGRSWRVRDLTGVAAPYLAAVAVPGEEARGRIEVRTLTVDEFLDRGPTAGRALRE; the protein is encoded by the coding sequence ATGACCGCGGCGCCCGCCCGCGTGCTCCTGTGGTGCGTGTCCACCGAGGCCACGGCCCGGGTGACGGCCCACGCCCGGGAGCTGCTGCCGGCCCAGGACCGGGAGCGGATGGCCCGGCTGCGGTCGGCCGCGGACCGGGACGAGTTCGCCCTCAGCCACGCCGTGCTGGCGCGCTGTCTGGGCGCGCTGACCGGGGTGGCCCCGACCGCGCTGCGCTTCGCCGTACGCGGTGAGGGCAAGCCCGAGCTGCTCGGGCAGGGGCCCGGTGCCCGGCCGGCCTTCAGCCTCTCGCACACCGCGGGGCTGACCCTGCTCGCGGTGACGTGGGGCAGCGCGGTGGGGGCGGACGTGGAGCGGGTGCGGCCGGTGGCCGCCGCGAAGATCGCGCGGCGGTACTTCCCGGCCGAGGAGGCGGCGGCGGTGGCGGCCCGCCCCGTACGCACGGCGCCGGAGCTGTTCTTCCGGCTGTGGGTGCGCAAGGAGGCGAGCGTCAAGGCGTGGGGCGGGCGCCTCGTCCAGGGGCTGCGCACGCCCGTGTGCCCGACGGCACGGGAGTGGCCCTGCGACGTCACCACCCTGGGCGGCGACGGGCGCTCGTGGCGTGTGCGGGACCTGACCGGGGTGGCGGCGCCCTACCTCGCGGCGGTGGCCGTGCCCGGGGAGGAGGCGCGGGGGCGGATCGAGGTCCGCACCCTGACCGTCGACGAGTTCCTCGACCGGGGGCCGACGGCCGGTCGTGCCCTTCGGGAGTGA
- a CDS encoding aldehyde dehydrogenase family protein, translating into MIELDQEGPMAEHFPRYVDGRPAQASDGATFRSFEPATRCHLADVPRCGESDVHEAVAAARRAFDEGPWPRMEPRERAAVLRRVAERLTEESGRLAELEVRDNGTTLRKALGADVPGARAAFAWSAWWAERLPERLAQGHSGAGGGADARYLRWHPLGVVAAIVPWNLPLLLSAWRIAPAIAAGNTCVVKPASFTSVTALELVRLLHECGLPPGVVNVVTGPGGTTGDSLVRAPGVDLVAFTGSDAVGESVRLGVSGTGAAPRLDLGGKSPNVVLRDADLDQAAAGAAWSIFLHNGQICRAGSRAVVHTDVYEDFVERVRGLAGRLRLGDPLSLETDLGPLVSRNQARTAQHFVRVGVSQGAEVVCGGSPPDAGDLPEGLDPGAFFLPTVLSGVAPDSTVAQEEIFGPVLSVIRAGDDAEAVRIANGTRYGLSAGVWSADPGHAHSVAEALRAEQVWVNDYRLVDLELPPEDGTSADAVWERLTNELDGYRRRQSVTDASYGPAAPAVPPYRLLGL; encoded by the coding sequence ATGATCGAACTGGACCAGGAGGGCCCGATGGCCGAGCACTTCCCGAGGTACGTGGACGGCCGGCCGGCGCAGGCGTCCGACGGCGCGACCTTCCGGTCGTTCGAGCCGGCCACCCGGTGCCACCTCGCCGACGTGCCACGCTGCGGCGAGAGTGACGTGCACGAGGCGGTGGCCGCCGCGCGCCGGGCGTTCGACGAGGGCCCCTGGCCCCGGATGGAGCCCCGGGAGCGGGCGGCGGTGCTGCGACGGGTCGCCGAACGCCTCACCGAGGAGTCCGGGCGCCTGGCCGAACTGGAGGTGCGCGACAACGGCACGACGCTGCGCAAGGCACTGGGCGCGGACGTCCCCGGCGCCCGCGCGGCCTTCGCCTGGAGCGCCTGGTGGGCCGAGCGGCTGCCCGAACGGCTGGCCCAGGGACACAGCGGGGCCGGCGGCGGAGCGGACGCGCGGTATCTGCGCTGGCATCCGCTGGGCGTGGTGGCCGCGATCGTCCCGTGGAACCTGCCGCTGCTGCTGTCCGCGTGGCGCATCGCGCCCGCCATCGCGGCGGGCAACACCTGTGTGGTCAAACCGGCTTCGTTCACCTCGGTCACCGCGCTCGAACTGGTCCGGCTGCTGCACGAGTGCGGGCTGCCGCCCGGCGTGGTGAACGTGGTCACCGGGCCCGGTGGCACGACCGGGGACAGTCTGGTGCGGGCTCCGGGCGTGGACCTGGTGGCCTTCACCGGCTCGGACGCGGTGGGCGAGAGCGTCCGGCTCGGCGTCTCGGGCACGGGGGCCGCGCCCCGGCTGGACCTGGGCGGCAAGTCCCCGAACGTGGTGCTCCGGGACGCGGACCTCGATCAGGCGGCCGCAGGGGCGGCCTGGAGCATCTTCCTGCACAACGGGCAGATCTGCAGGGCCGGTTCACGCGCGGTGGTCCACACGGACGTGTACGAGGACTTCGTGGAGCGGGTGCGCGGGCTGGCCGGGCGGCTGCGTCTGGGCGACCCGCTGAGCCTGGAGACGGATCTCGGCCCACTGGTCTCGCGCAACCAGGCCCGCACCGCCCAGCACTTCGTCCGGGTCGGTGTGTCGCAAGGGGCGGAAGTGGTGTGCGGAGGCAGCCCCCCGGACGCCGGCGACCTGCCCGAGGGCCTGGACCCGGGCGCCTTTTTCCTGCCGACCGTCCTGAGCGGGGTCGCCCCCGACAGCACGGTGGCCCAGGAGGAGATCTTCGGGCCCGTCCTGTCGGTGATCAGGGCCGGCGACGACGCGGAGGCCGTGCGCATCGCGAACGGGACGCGGTACGGGCTGAGCGCCGGCGTCTGGTCGGCCGACCCGGGGCACGCGCACTCGGTCGCCGAGGCCCTGCGCGCCGAGCAGGTGTGGGTGAACGACTACCGGCTGGTCGACCTCGAACTCCCGCCCGAGGACGGCACCTCGGCCGATGCCGTCTGGGAACGGCTGACCAACGAACTCGACGGCTACCGCCGCCGCCAGTCCGTCACCGATGCCTCGTACGGGCCGGCGGCGCCCGCCGTGCCCCCCTACCGGCTGCTGGGGCTGTGA
- a CDS encoding LLM class flavin-dependent oxidoreductase — MKIGIAFPNTVPGASGRLQIDWAVRAESRGFSTVAATQRLCYPGHEPLAVLAAAAAVTSRITLTTNILVAPLTTAAVLAKEAATVSSLAGGRFLLGLGPGVRADDFEAARRDFGSRGAAFDRQLAELARLREHHDPGSLPAPVPPLLIGGLSAAAVRRTVRWAEGWTAPGLTPDRIAPAAEQVREAWAAAGREGRPRLVALSRFWLGEEVAREAAGFVREYFGVLGDEADAFVAKTPRTPEQVREQVTALAAAGFDEVVFHPTAAHLSQVDRLADVLIP, encoded by the coding sequence ATGAAGATCGGTATCGCGTTCCCCAACACCGTCCCCGGGGCCTCCGGGAGGCTCCAGATCGACTGGGCCGTCCGGGCCGAGAGCCGGGGCTTCTCCACCGTCGCCGCGACCCAGCGCCTGTGCTACCCCGGGCACGAGCCGCTGGCGGTGCTGGCCGCGGCCGCCGCGGTGACCTCGCGGATCACGCTGACGACCAACATCCTGGTGGCTCCCCTCACCACGGCGGCGGTGCTCGCCAAGGAGGCGGCGACGGTGTCCTCGCTCGCGGGCGGCCGCTTCCTGCTGGGGCTCGGCCCGGGGGTGCGCGCGGACGACTTCGAGGCGGCGCGGCGCGACTTCGGGTCCCGGGGCGCGGCCTTCGACCGGCAGTTGGCGGAGCTGGCACGGCTGCGGGAGCACCACGACCCGGGCAGCCTTCCCGCCCCCGTACCGCCCTTGCTCATCGGAGGGCTCAGCGCCGCCGCGGTACGGCGCACCGTGCGCTGGGCGGAGGGCTGGACCGCGCCGGGGCTGACACCCGACCGGATCGCGCCCGCCGCCGAGCAGGTGCGCGAGGCGTGGGCGGCCGCGGGCCGGGAGGGCCGGCCGCGACTGGTCGCGCTGTCCCGGTTCTGGCTGGGCGAGGAGGTGGCGCGCGAGGCCGCCGGTTTCGTACGGGAGTACTTCGGCGTCCTCGGGGACGAGGCGGACGCCTTCGTGGCCAAGACACCCCGTACACCGGAACAGGTGCGCGAGCAGGTCACGGCGCTCGCCGCCGCCGGCTTCGACGAGGTGGTGTTCCACCCGACGGCGGCCCACCTGTCCCAAGTGGACCGGCTGGCCGACGTCCTGATTCCCTGA
- a CDS encoding phytanoyl-CoA dioxygenase family protein, with protein sequence MYATVTGSKQKAIRDLQEFGYCILESPLSRTEFKLLSTRLTEVAEQEREDGTAFLYDGGNQRVFSLLNKGEEFEHCVQEPSTLDVMEEVLGFNFLLSSTHANIAGPGGSPMNVHADQTFARPPWPPYALVANSMWMLDDFTEENGATRVVPGSHLLGRQPDYDRGEGDVETVPVCGPAGSVMIFDGRLWHQTGANVTGRARHGILNYYCRGYVRQQQNFFNGLKPEVAERSGPRMRRLLGFENYFSLGLTDGLS encoded by the coding sequence ATGTATGCGACCGTCACAGGAAGCAAGCAGAAGGCCATAAGGGATCTTCAGGAATTCGGTTATTGCATTCTTGAATCCCCCCTGTCCAGGACAGAGTTCAAACTGCTCAGCACCCGTCTCACCGAAGTGGCGGAACAGGAGCGCGAGGACGGCACCGCCTTTCTCTACGACGGTGGAAACCAGCGGGTCTTCAGCCTTCTGAACAAGGGCGAAGAGTTCGAGCACTGTGTGCAGGAACCCTCGACGCTCGACGTGATGGAGGAAGTGCTGGGCTTCAATTTCCTGCTCTCCAGCACCCACGCGAACATCGCGGGCCCCGGCGGTTCCCCGATGAACGTGCACGCCGACCAGACGTTCGCCCGGCCACCCTGGCCCCCGTACGCACTCGTGGCCAACAGCATGTGGATGCTCGACGACTTCACGGAGGAGAACGGCGCCACCCGCGTGGTGCCGGGCAGTCATCTCCTGGGCCGCCAGCCGGACTACGACCGGGGCGAGGGGGACGTCGAGACGGTTCCGGTCTGCGGCCCGGCCGGCAGTGTCATGATCTTCGACGGGCGGCTGTGGCACCAGACCGGGGCCAACGTCACCGGGCGGGCGCGGCACGGCATCCTCAACTACTACTGCCGCGGGTACGTGCGTCAGCAGCAGAACTTCTTCAACGGCCTGAAGCCGGAGGTCGCCGAGCGCAGCGGGCCCCGGATGCGCAGGCTGCTGGGCTTCGAGAACTACTTCTCGCTCGGGCTCACGGACGGACTGTCATGA
- a CDS encoding DUF4346 domain-containing protein, protein MPPGERPAAEENRIAVCSLSSRELLEPLSVLPGVALAGTLMTANLGIEELVRTLACRPAIRILVVCGRESPRFHAGQSLLALFRGGVDAGCRRIRGAAGYLPVLPTVSLADVERVRSRVEPVDALGECDPSVLRELVAKLSPRERPGAGPALPERAAARTPEPAHGDGSGFRRLRAGGRRTGISGSLDGFVVISLDHRARRIVLRHYDNDLTPRHEMTGVRAESMLLGLLDAGVITEPSHAGYLGGELTKAETALRLGLHYDQDLPLRAPRASVGGVRPVRARKETRAISEARKNQLSLAEFLSAVVNGLGAQGTELDPHVPLGVQLSVDSARMIELAIVLEEELGLDLPSDVDLRRSSPMELYGAFAA, encoded by the coding sequence GTGCCACCTGGTGAACGTCCGGCGGCCGAGGAGAACCGGATCGCGGTGTGCAGCCTCAGCAGCCGGGAGCTGCTGGAGCCGCTCTCGGTACTGCCGGGCGTGGCACTGGCCGGGACACTGATGACCGCCAACCTCGGCATCGAGGAGCTGGTGCGCACCCTGGCGTGCCGGCCCGCGATCCGGATACTGGTCGTCTGCGGCCGCGAATCGCCGCGCTTCCACGCGGGACAGAGCCTGCTGGCCCTCTTCCGCGGGGGCGTGGACGCCGGCTGCCGACGCATCCGAGGCGCCGCCGGCTACCTCCCGGTACTGCCCACCGTCTCGCTGGCCGATGTGGAGCGGGTGCGCTCACGGGTGGAGCCGGTGGACGCGCTGGGAGAGTGCGACCCCTCGGTGCTGCGCGAGCTGGTGGCGAAGCTGAGCCCGCGCGAGCGCCCCGGCGCGGGCCCGGCCCTCCCGGAGCGGGCCGCCGCACGGACACCGGAGCCCGCGCACGGCGACGGGAGCGGATTCCGGCGGCTGCGGGCGGGCGGGAGGCGGACCGGCATCAGCGGCTCGCTGGACGGCTTCGTGGTCATCAGCCTCGACCACCGGGCCCGGCGCATCGTCCTGCGCCACTACGACAACGACCTCACGCCCCGGCACGAGATGACCGGGGTCCGGGCCGAGTCCATGCTGCTCGGCCTGCTGGACGCCGGGGTGATCACCGAGCCCTCGCACGCCGGCTACCTCGGCGGTGAACTGACCAAGGCCGAGACCGCCCTGCGGCTGGGGCTCCACTACGACCAGGACCTGCCCCTGCGCGCACCGCGAGCCTCGGTGGGCGGGGTGCGGCCGGTCCGCGCACGAAAGGAGACACGGGCCATCAGTGAAGCGCGGAAGAATCAGCTGAGCCTGGCGGAGTTCCTCTCCGCCGTCGTCAACGGGCTCGGGGCACAGGGCACGGAACTCGACCCGCACGTGCCGCTGGGCGTCCAGCTGTCCGTGGACTCCGCCCGCATGATCGAGCTGGCCATCGTGCTGGAGGAGGAGCTGGGCCTGGACCTGCCCTCCGACGTCGATCTGCGCCGCTCCAGCCCCATGGAGCTGTACGGCGCGTTCGCCGCCTGA
- a CDS encoding B12-binding domain-containing radical SAM protein, producing MIEDITIGRATARKKPGEFELTLDSRITDPASFKVSFLILLDGDLVMSPEHLGVAYMVSVLRTAGFTAEIREVEHGDQAHASVVAHLREYQPDLVCFTLMSLNLSSCLSLCRQLREACPDTPIACGGPAGTFAGLEVLRNNPYADIVAVGEGEPTILDLVQRLYLKESLADCPGVCYRDADGELRQNPARPLIHDLEALPFPARDQLSQHGDKLEYVRVSTSRGCVANCTFCSAPHLKNRVQAGKAWRGRGPEQIVEEVAQIVERHQFRTFDFVDSTFEDPDGGRVGKKRAGAIAQGILDRGLDIYYNVCMRAENWHDTPEDHALLDLLTRSGLEKVNVGIESGTAEELLLWEKRATVEDNVTIIRMLREHGIYLAMGFLPFHPYATVETLIANARFLRDNAGHNLRRMTERLEIYPGTSIVRRMEGDGLLSPTYQEDLDPYGYEFADERVGKLARHFARLYNNEDYHHHGVITDQSAVFEFETYNVVLQTFISRLQRRFAPLAGVNEVMEGFKDTVHEVRQEMGQFNYSFFMSNLEAVMNDALDTEKQARQVVEVEEYFRDRLDRLRSEQLRVGKRLARLGARVTEISSTLPPVRPGGLPRNYTGEGSGATW from the coding sequence ATGATCGAAGACATCACCATCGGTCGGGCCACCGCCCGGAAAAAACCCGGCGAGTTCGAGCTGACTCTGGATTCCCGCATCACCGACCCCGCGTCCTTCAAGGTCAGCTTCCTGATCCTGCTGGACGGCGACCTCGTGATGTCGCCGGAGCACCTCGGGGTGGCGTACATGGTGAGTGTCCTGCGCACCGCGGGCTTCACCGCCGAGATCCGCGAGGTGGAGCACGGTGACCAGGCGCACGCCTCCGTCGTCGCCCATCTGCGCGAGTACCAGCCCGACCTGGTGTGCTTCACCCTGATGAGCCTCAACCTGTCCAGCTGCCTCAGCCTCTGCCGGCAGCTGCGCGAGGCCTGTCCCGACACCCCGATCGCCTGCGGGGGCCCGGCCGGGACCTTCGCCGGCCTCGAGGTCCTGCGCAACAACCCCTACGCGGACATCGTCGCCGTCGGCGAGGGCGAGCCCACCATCCTCGACCTGGTCCAGCGGCTGTACCTGAAGGAATCCCTCGCCGACTGCCCCGGGGTCTGCTACCGCGACGCCGACGGCGAGCTGCGGCAGAATCCCGCACGCCCCCTGATCCACGACCTGGAGGCGCTGCCCTTTCCCGCCCGGGACCAGCTCAGCCAGCACGGCGACAAGCTGGAGTACGTACGGGTCAGCACCAGCCGGGGCTGCGTCGCCAACTGCACCTTCTGCTCGGCCCCCCATCTGAAGAACCGGGTGCAGGCGGGCAAGGCGTGGCGCGGGCGCGGCCCGGAGCAGATCGTGGAGGAGGTGGCGCAGATCGTCGAACGCCACCAGTTCCGCACCTTCGACTTCGTCGACTCCACCTTCGAGGACCCCGACGGCGGCCGGGTCGGCAAGAAACGGGCGGGCGCGATAGCCCAGGGCATCCTCGACCGGGGCCTCGACATCTACTACAACGTCTGCATGCGGGCGGAGAACTGGCACGACACCCCCGAGGACCACGCCCTGCTCGACCTGCTCACCCGCTCCGGCCTGGAGAAGGTGAACGTCGGCATCGAGTCCGGCACGGCCGAGGAGCTCCTGCTGTGGGAGAAGCGCGCCACGGTCGAGGACAACGTCACCATCATCCGCATGCTCCGCGAGCACGGCATCTACCTGGCGATGGGCTTCCTCCCCTTCCACCCGTACGCCACCGTGGAGACCCTCATCGCCAACGCCCGGTTCCTGCGGGACAACGCCGGGCACAACCTGCGCCGGATGACCGAACGGCTGGAGATCTACCCCGGTACCTCCATCGTCCGCCGCATGGAGGGCGACGGCCTGCTGTCGCCGACGTACCAGGAGGACCTGGACCCCTACGGCTACGAGTTCGCGGACGAACGGGTCGGAAAGCTCGCCCGGCACTTCGCCCGGCTCTACAACAACGAGGACTACCACCACCACGGGGTGATCACCGATCAGTCGGCGGTCTTCGAGTTCGAGACGTACAACGTCGTGCTGCAGACCTTCATCTCGCGACTGCAACGCCGCTTCGCCCCGCTCGCGGGCGTCAACGAGGTGATGGAGGGCTTCAAGGACACCGTCCACGAAGTACGCCAGGAGATGGGCCAGTTCAACTACAGCTTCTTCATGTCGAATCTGGAAGCCGTGATGAACGACGCCCTCGACACCGAGAAGCAGGCCCGCCAGGTGGTCGAGGTGGAGGAGTACTTCCGCGACCGGCTCGACCGGCTGCGCTCGGAGCAGCTGCGGGTCGGCAAGCGTCTCGCCAGGCTGGGGGCCAGGGTCACGGAGATCAGCTCCACCCTGCCGCCCGTCCGGCCCGGCGGCCTGCCCCGCAACTACACCGGGGAGGGGTCCGGTGCCACCTGGTGA
- a CDS encoding acyl carrier protein — protein MEETGAIKARLRKVLVDSLELSIAPSEVPDRGLVEALGLDSINTIEFLIWVESEFGVEIDDEDLSIKLIDDLDLLADYVKSRMKQDESLAEQPG, from the coding sequence ATGGAGGAGACCGGGGCGATCAAGGCTCGGCTGCGCAAGGTGCTGGTGGACTCCCTCGAACTGTCGATCGCGCCGTCCGAGGTGCCCGACCGGGGGCTCGTGGAGGCGTTGGGGCTGGATTCCATCAACACCATCGAGTTCCTCATCTGGGTGGAGAGCGAGTTCGGCGTGGAGATCGACGACGAGGACCTGTCGATCAAGCTGATCGACGACCTCGACCTCCTCGCCGACTACGTCAAGAGCCGGATGAAGCAGGACGAGTCCCTGGCTGAACAGCCCGGTTGA
- a CDS encoding alkaline phosphatase family protein, protein MPPSPHALVIGIDGGTFDVIDPLAARGLLPNIDRLLRSSASSRTTCTWPAHTAPGWSTFVTAGHPGNHGIYQFYDTQDPAYGARLTRAGDLGRTNAWDWLAAQEYTLGLVNIPMSHPPADLPGYQITWPLERTLRHCRPDSLLRELAAAKAHFQSDLATMFRGDMSYLEQAERNVEARVRSVRHLMNTRPTDVVMVVLTEADRVGHHYWHYEDTTHPRHEKAPAGSGWDRANTRVHRAIDTAVGELLSLVDEDTVVTLVSDHGLGQGAHALAVHQLLEEAGLLATEPGDEPAAGEARWFADGGRRVDFARTAVYMPVPGSYGLNLNLRARQARGKVAPRDRDRVTAEVVDLLGGLRGPTGDPVFQAVLPSAEAYPGQQRGRAPDLLMVPADESVLPVTDLTGDLWAPSAQTGLHRHQGIWAQRSPRVRPGRTPGTVPLVDALPTLLMDLGASWPSDIDGSPRTEIFTEDLPVPAPDPRVTARNERVPEAEPAGDTADEDDYTSSRLREMGYL, encoded by the coding sequence ATGCCGCCTTCGCCGCATGCCCTCGTCATCGGTATAGACGGGGGGACTTTTGATGTCATCGATCCCCTGGCAGCCCGTGGGCTGCTGCCCAACATCGACCGCTTGCTGCGCTCCTCGGCCAGCAGCAGAACGACCTGCACCTGGCCGGCCCACACAGCCCCGGGATGGAGCACCTTCGTCACCGCGGGCCACCCCGGCAACCACGGCATCTACCAGTTCTACGACACCCAGGACCCCGCCTACGGAGCACGGCTGACCCGGGCCGGCGACCTGGGGCGTACCAACGCCTGGGACTGGCTGGCGGCGCAGGAGTACACCCTCGGGCTGGTCAACATCCCGATGTCCCACCCGCCGGCCGACCTGCCCGGCTACCAGATCACCTGGCCGCTCGAACGCACTCTGCGGCACTGCCGCCCCGACTCGCTGCTGCGCGAACTGGCGGCGGCCAAGGCCCATTTCCAGTCCGATCTCGCCACCATGTTCCGCGGTGACATGAGCTATCTGGAGCAGGCCGAACGAAATGTCGAGGCCCGGGTCCGTTCGGTGCGCCACCTCATGAACACCCGGCCCACCGACGTGGTCATGGTGGTCCTCACCGAGGCGGACCGCGTCGGACATCACTACTGGCACTACGAGGACACGACGCACCCCCGCCACGAGAAGGCTCCCGCGGGCTCCGGCTGGGACCGGGCCAACACTCGGGTCCACCGGGCCATCGACACCGCGGTCGGCGAACTGCTCTCCCTGGTGGACGAGGACACGGTGGTCACGCTCGTCTCCGACCACGGCCTCGGCCAGGGCGCGCACGCCCTCGCCGTGCACCAGCTGCTGGAGGAGGCCGGCCTGCTCGCGACCGAGCCGGGCGACGAACCCGCGGCCGGCGAGGCCCGCTGGTTCGCCGACGGCGGCCGGCGTGTCGACTTCGCCCGCACCGCGGTCTACATGCCGGTCCCCGGAAGCTACGGGCTCAACCTCAACCTCCGGGCGAGGCAGGCCCGGGGCAAGGTCGCCCCGAGGGACCGGGACCGCGTCACGGCCGAGGTCGTCGACCTTCTCGGCGGCCTCAGGGGACCCACCGGCGACCCGGTGTTCCAGGCCGTCCTGCCGAGCGCGGAGGCCTATCCGGGACAGCAGCGCGGCCGGGCCCCCGACCTGCTCATGGTGCCCGCGGACGAGTCCGTCCTGCCGGTCACCGACCTCACCGGCGACCTGTGGGCGCCCAGCGCGCAGACGGGCCTGCACCGGCACCAGGGGATCTGGGCGCAGCGCTCGCCGCGGGTGCGCCCCGGCCGCACCCCGGGCACGGTGCCGCTCGTGGACGCCCTGCCCACCCTGCTGATGGACCTGGGTGCCTCCTGGCCCTCGGACATCGACGGGAGCCCCCGGACGGAGATCTTCACCGAGGACCTCCCGGTTCCCGCCCCCGATCCCCGGGTGACGGCCCGCAACGAGAGGGTGCCCGAGGCCGAGCCGGCCGGGGACACCGCGGACGAAGACGACTACACGAGCAGCCGACTCCGTGAGATGGGATACCTCTGA
- a CDS encoding glycosyltransferase family 2 protein: MVPTRGDHEQLRLTLACLAAQAGAPPHEVVVVDDNDRGGEDSRALTSVLEEVRGLLPVRAVAGPGRGRAAARNTGAAAAGAPWIVFLDADVVVGPGFLRAYGEAARPGRFLHGRMRELPSARRLLGRLRSAPLAEVQESGAALHTAPEEGAERGPMRRTMTNALERAIESMAGGALPDVAPWLGLVGANSAVSRESWCQAGGFEESFGRVWGCEDLEFGLRLHEAGLRRHLVPRALGIHLSHVRRDRWEQHSVNMERFTALHPLPSVRALSALLGADGSPERYVAAVRADTPAPGFVDTP, translated from the coding sequence GTGGTCCCCACCCGGGGCGACCACGAGCAACTGCGGCTCACCCTCGCCTGCCTCGCAGCCCAGGCCGGCGCACCGCCCCACGAGGTGGTCGTGGTCGACGACAACGACCGCGGCGGTGAGGACTCCCGGGCCCTGACCTCCGTACTGGAGGAGGTGCGCGGGCTCCTGCCGGTGCGCGCGGTGGCCGGTCCCGGACGCGGGCGCGCCGCGGCGCGCAACACCGGCGCGGCGGCCGCCGGCGCACCCTGGATCGTCTTCCTCGACGCCGATGTGGTGGTGGGGCCGGGCTTCCTGCGCGCGTACGGCGAGGCGGCCCGGCCCGGCCGCTTCCTGCACGGCCGGATGCGTGAACTCCCGTCCGCGAGGAGGCTGCTGGGTCGGCTGCGGAGCGCGCCGCTCGCCGAGGTCCAGGAGAGCGGGGCCGCGCTGCACACCGCGCCCGAGGAGGGCGCCGAGCGCGGCCCCATGCGGCGCACGATGACCAACGCGCTGGAGCGCGCGATCGAGTCGATGGCCGGGGGCGCGCTGCCGGACGTCGCTCCGTGGCTGGGGCTGGTGGGCGCCAACTCGGCGGTGAGCAGGGAGTCCTGGTGCCAGGCGGGGGGTTTCGAGGAGAGCTTCGGCCGGGTGTGGGGCTGCGAGGACCTCGAGTTCGGTCTCCGGCTGCACGAGGCGGGCCTGCGGCGCCACCTCGTACCGCGGGCCCTGGGCATCCACCTCAGCCACGTCCGGCGCGACCGGTGGGAACAGCACAGTGTGAACATGGAGCGCTTCACGGCTCTGCACCCCCTGCCGTCCGTGCGCGCGCTGTCCGCCCTGCTCGGCGCCGACGGGAGCCCCGAGCGCTATGTGGCCGCCGTCCGGGCCGACACCCCGGCGCCCGGTTTCGTGGACACGCCGTGA
- a CDS encoding PIG-L deacetylase family protein — translation MSGADGAGAHVVVSPHPDDAVWSLGGRLARWVARGVPVTVVTVFDGPAIAGARGDGVPAGDVRAGGARADGARAAAPATDGARPARDAADAKTPGATHDRDAWRSIARPALRRREDRAALTLLGAAHVSLGFTDAALRTSGDRYRYSSALRVRGPRHADDAPLADELGAALRSCCPPGTRVHGPLAAGRHVDHVLVREAVERLGRPDTAWYEDFPYPLRHRDHEGMAAGFTPLTSAEIDTWLAGAAVYASQAQALFDGTDRLRETLLARVRAHGTAARLPYAERFWLRSAHVATDAGHRPPGEPPPPPDDRNTPAPLGRP, via the coding sequence GTGAGCGGGGCGGACGGCGCCGGCGCGCACGTCGTGGTCTCCCCGCATCCCGACGACGCGGTCTGGTCCCTCGGGGGGCGGCTGGCCCGCTGGGTCGCCCGGGGCGTCCCCGTCACCGTCGTCACCGTCTTCGACGGCCCGGCGATCGCGGGTGCGCGGGGCGACGGTGTGCCGGCCGGTGACGTACGGGCCGGGGGTGCGCGGGCCGACGGCGCGCGAGCGGCCGCCCCGGCGACAGACGGCGCGCGGCCCGCCCGGGACGCGGCCGACGCCAAAACGCCCGGCGCCACGCACGACCGGGACGCCTGGCGCTCGATCGCGCGGCCCGCCCTCCGGCGCCGTGAGGACCGGGCCGCGCTGACGCTCCTCGGCGCCGCACACGTCTCCCTCGGCTTCACCGACGCCGCCCTGCGCACCTCGGGCGACCGCTACCGGTACAGCTCCGCACTCCGCGTCCGCGGCCCCCGGCACGCCGACGACGCTCCTCTCGCCGACGAGTTGGGCGCGGCGCTGCGCTCCTGTTGCCCGCCCGGGACCCGAGTGCACGGGCCGTTGGCAGCGGGCCGGCACGTGGACCACGTGCTCGTCAGGGAGGCCGTGGAGCGGCTGGGGCGGCCGGACACGGCTTGGTACGAGGACTTTCCCTACCCCCTGCGCCACCGCGACCACGAGGGCATGGCGGCGGGCTTCACGCCGCTCACGTCGGCCGAGATCGACACCTGGCTGGCCGGCGCGGCGGTGTACGCGAGCCAGGCGCAGGCACTCTTCGACGGGACGGACAGGCTGCGCGAGACACTCCTCGCCCGGGTCCGGGCCCATGGCACCGCAGCACGACTCCCTTACGCCGAGCGCTTCTGGCTGCGATCCGCACACGTCGCGACGGACGCCGGCCACCGGCCGCCGGGAGAGCCGCCACCTCCACCGGACGACCGGAACACCCCCGCGCCCCTCGGACGACCGTGA